In Macaca fascicularis isolate 582-1 chromosome X, T2T-MFA8v1.1, one DNA window encodes the following:
- the MAGEH1 gene encoding melanoma-associated antigen H1: MPRGRKSRRRRNARAAEENRNNRKIQASEASETPMAASVVASTPEDDLSGPEEDPSTPEEASTTPEEASSTAQAQKPSVPRSNFQGTKKSLLMSILALIFIMGNSAKEALVWKVLGKLGMQPGRQHSIFGDPKKIVTEEFVRRGYLIYKPVPRSSPVEYEFFWGPRAHVESSKLKVMHFVARVRNRCSKDWPCNYDWDSDDDAEVEAILNSGARGYSAP, from the coding sequence ATGCCTCGGGGACGAAAGAGTCGGCGCCGCCGTAATGCGAGAGCCGCAGAAGAGAACCGCAACAATCGCAAAATCCAGGCCTCGGAGGCCTCCGAGACCCCCATGGCCGCCTCCGTGGTAGCGAGCACACCCGAAGACGACCTGAGCGGCCCCGAGGAAGACCCGAGCACTCCAGAGGAGGCCTCTACCACCCCTGAAGAAGCCTCGAGCACTGCCCAAGCACAAAAGCCTTCGGTGCCCCGGAGCAATTTTCAGGGCACCAAGAAAAGTCTCCTGATGTCCATATTAGCGCTCATCTTCATCATGGGCAACAGCGCCAAGGAAGCTCTGGTCTGGAAAGTGCTGGGGAAGTTAGGAATGCAGCCTGGACGCCAGCACAGCATCTTTGGAGATCCGAAGAAGATCGTCACAGAAGAGTTTGTGCGCAGAGGTTACCTGATTTATAAGCCGGTGCCCCGTAGCAGTCCGGTGGAGTACGAGTTCTTCTGGGGTCCCCGAGCACACGTGGAATCGAGCAAACTGAAAGTCATGCATTTTGTGGCAAGGGTTCGTAACCGATGCTCTAAAGACTGGCCTTGTAATTATGACTGGGATTCAGACGATGATGCAGAGGTTGAGGCTATCCTCAATTCAGGTGCTAGGGGTTATTCCGCCCCCTAA